The bacterium genome includes a region encoding these proteins:
- the thpR gene encoding RNA 2',3'-cyclic phosphodiesterase, which yields MRLFLAIPLPDATQKVIGNLLSALRELPGARGSFPKPTNLHLTVYFLGDHPESALPIIKSTITNALLNQSVLPDLLMEQIGAFPNLRNPRALFLGGIADPALLEFVTTVRNACSVAAIHGDAKTFLPHITLMRIKEISDMKMWQERVMRIRFVPQSIPIRELVLYKSDLGEHGPTYTPILNWRIG from the coding sequence TTGCGACTTTTTTTAGCGATCCCGTTGCCGGATGCAACCCAAAAAGTAATTGGAAATCTGTTATCAGCACTCCGGGAGTTACCCGGAGCACGTGGTTCTTTTCCAAAACCAACTAATCTCCATCTTACAGTCTATTTTCTTGGTGACCATCCTGAATCTGCTCTTCCCATCATCAAGAGCACGATAACCAATGCTTTATTGAACCAATCGGTGTTACCAGATTTATTGATGGAACAGATTGGGGCTTTTCCAAACCTTCGCAATCCCCGTGCGCTTTTTTTAGGCGGTATTGCCGATCCCGCTCTTCTGGAATTTGTAACGACCGTCCGGAACGCTTGCTCAGTGGCAGCGATTCACGGTGACGCCAAAACTTTTTTACCCCATATCACCCTGATGCGGATCAAAGAGATTTCTGACATGAAGATGTGGCAGGAGCGAGTGATGCGAATCCGGTTCGTCCCGCAATCGATTCCTATTCGTGAGCTCGTGCTGTACAAGAGTGATTTAGGGGAACACGGGCCTACCTACACCCCTATACTCAATTGGCGAATCGGTTAG
- a CDS encoding carboxypeptidase regulatory-like domain-containing protein: MRCALRWFLLFLPISMAFATGTIIGTVADYNSRTPIAGATVQVFNSDSLHRTTTTDATGAYAITVVTGGPYTLVASEPFHTDSIAQHVYVDEGDVVQEYFLLRAPIFTIEPTSLQIELAPSDSINETITISNPGTDTLFWRARYRLGLDRDETDEIWDSLLVINVQQATGDNRINGVVFLNGVFYIAGSNSASNPNKIYRFDSVGTYLGSFNQPNATNIIGYRTLATDGVNIYGSAEAAIDVFTTTGTLVRRFNGPTSPNRLTFDPVERCIWTGDSYSPIYKIDTLGNVIRSYPNSGSIRGMSVHPEDPDGYRLYVTNSMYPVQGRDSSWYYKMDPVTGNTMQMRVMERNTNYELAGSAISNRWSPYYWVMLQVWSGSSVEQKVVVYEQQVSVPWMQVTPLLGNVPQNDSATVTVRFNASLIDTGDYRAAVLFSGNHAADFTEVPVDLHVGVNNAGETNTASLPNSFSLGNPYPNPFNPETKVNVTLPEAATLQLVLFDVNGREIQRDRIQTNAGQSTITINGASISSGTYFLSVTALSRTGETKWNANKKLVFIK, translated from the coding sequence ATGCGCTGCGCGCTTCGATGGTTCTTACTTTTCCTCCCGATTTCCATGGCATTTGCTACCGGAACGATTATCGGTACCGTAGCCGACTACAATAGCCGTACGCCGATTGCTGGTGCCACAGTACAAGTATTTAACAGTGATTCCCTCCATCGTACGACAACTACCGATGCGACAGGAGCCTATGCTATTACTGTTGTGACCGGTGGTCCGTACACGCTCGTCGCCTCAGAACCATTTCATACCGACTCAATAGCGCAACACGTTTACGTTGATGAAGGGGATGTCGTTCAAGAATATTTCTTGTTACGCGCACCGATTTTCACAATTGAACCAACGTCTCTGCAAATCGAGTTAGCCCCCAGCGATTCAATCAACGAAACGATTACGATTTCGAATCCCGGCACCGATACGCTGTTCTGGCGTGCCCGATATCGGTTAGGACTTGATCGCGATGAGACCGATGAGATTTGGGATTCGTTACTCGTCATAAACGTACAGCAGGCAACTGGTGACAACCGTATTAACGGAGTTGTGTTCTTGAATGGCGTGTTTTACATCGCTGGTTCTAACTCTGCATCCAATCCAAATAAAATCTACCGATTCGATTCAGTTGGCACTTATCTTGGCAGTTTCAATCAACCAAATGCTACGAACATCATCGGTTACCGGACCTTGGCAACCGATGGCGTAAACATTTATGGTTCCGCGGAAGCGGCAATCGATGTTTTCACGACCACTGGTACGCTTGTACGCCGTTTCAATGGGCCGACCAGTCCGAACCGATTAACGTTCGATCCGGTTGAACGCTGCATCTGGACTGGCGATTCCTACTCACCGATTTATAAAATTGATACGTTAGGAAATGTAATACGTTCTTATCCTAATAGCGGTTCGATCCGGGGAATGTCGGTTCATCCAGAAGACCCCGATGGCTATCGTCTATACGTAACCAATTCGATGTATCCGGTTCAGGGACGTGACTCCAGTTGGTACTATAAAATGGATCCGGTAACGGGAAACACCATGCAGATGCGGGTCATGGAACGCAATACAAATTACGAATTAGCCGGTTCAGCGATTTCCAACCGTTGGTCGCCTTATTACTGGGTAATGCTTCAAGTATGGAGTGGTTCCAGTGTTGAACAAAAAGTAGTGGTCTATGAACAGCAGGTGTCGGTGCCGTGGATGCAAGTAACACCTTTGTTAGGGAATGTTCCCCAAAACGATTCGGCAACGGTGACGGTACGCTTTAACGCGAGTTTGATCGATACCGGCGATTATCGGGCGGCAGTTCTCTTTAGTGGAAATCACGCGGCTGATTTCACTGAAGTACCGGTCGATTTACACGTTGGCGTCAACAACGCTGGCGAAACGAATACAGCCAGTTTGCCGAATAGTTTTTCCCTTGGTAATCCCTATCCGAACCCGTTTAATCCGGAAACGAAAGTCAATGTCACATTACCGGAAGCCGCAACGTTGCAACTTGTGTTGTTCGATGTCAATGGTCGAGAAATCCAGCGTGACCGAATTCAAACCAATGCCGGACAATCGACCATAACCATCAACGGCGCGAGCATTAGCTCGGGAACTTACTTTTTATCGGTAACGGCACTATCTCGTACAGGCGAAACAAAGTGGAATGCGAACAAAAAACTGGTGTTCATCAAGTAG
- the recA gene encoding recombinase RecA: protein MAADKEKQKSLSLAIGQIEKQFGKGTLMRLGDNSAAAQIDVIPTGVLSLDAALGVGGVPRGRITEIYGPESSGKTTLMLSVIAQAQKQGGTAAFIDAEHALDPSYAKKIGVDIDNLLVSQPDSGEQALDIVETLVRSNALDVIVVDSVAALVPKAEIEGEMGDAHVGLQARLMSQALRKLTAVVSKSNTALIFINQIRMKIGVMFGNPETTTGGQALKFYSSVRMDIRKIGAIKDGDEHTGNRTRVKVVKNKIAPPFKESEFDIIYGVGISRTGELIDLAAEMNIIARSGTWFSYGDERLGQGRDRARLSLEERPELLAKVEREVRQHLGLPDIAHVAAR from the coding sequence ATAGCTGCCGACAAAGAAAAGCAGAAGTCGCTTTCTTTAGCAATCGGACAAATCGAAAAGCAGTTTGGAAAAGGAACATTGATGCGGCTCGGCGACAATTCCGCGGCAGCCCAAATCGATGTTATCCCAACTGGTGTACTCTCGCTGGACGCAGCATTAGGCGTCGGCGGTGTTCCGCGTGGTCGAATCACCGAGATATACGGGCCGGAGAGTTCAGGTAAAACAACATTAATGCTATCAGTAATCGCTCAAGCGCAAAAGCAAGGCGGTACGGCAGCATTTATCGACGCAGAACATGCGCTCGATCCATCCTATGCCAAGAAAATTGGTGTTGATATCGATAACCTCTTGGTTTCGCAGCCGGACAGCGGTGAGCAGGCGCTCGATATTGTTGAAACGCTGGTCCGCTCGAATGCGTTGGACGTGATTGTGGTCGACTCGGTCGCTGCTCTCGTCCCCAAAGCGGAGATAGAAGGTGAAATGGGCGATGCTCATGTCGGTTTGCAGGCGCGGCTGATGTCGCAAGCCTTACGAAAACTGACCGCCGTTGTCTCCAAATCGAACACTGCCCTCATTTTCATCAATCAAATCCGGATGAAGATCGGCGTCATGTTCGGAAATCCCGAAACCACTACCGGTGGACAGGCCCTCAAGTTCTACTCATCGGTTCGGATGGATATTCGGAAGATCGGCGCCATTAAAGATGGCGATGAACACACGGGCAATCGAACCCGGGTGAAAGTAGTAAAGAATAAGATAGCGCCGCCATTTAAGGAATCGGAATTCGATATTATCTACGGTGTAGGAATATCGCGGACTGGGGAATTGATAGATTTGGCAGCGGAAATGAACATTATTGCGCGCTCAGGAACATGGTTTTCTTATGGCGATGAGCGATTGGGACAAGGGCGAGATCGCGCCCGATTGTCCCTCGAAGAACGGCCCGAGTTATTGGCGAAGGTAGAACGCGAAGTTCGCCAGCATCTCGGATTGCCGGACATCGCCCATGTCGCTGCGCGGTAA
- a CDS encoding S8 family peptidase yields the protein MNRIILVLSLLFSLAALTVAVELPATLLTALEKNGEPLPVWVFLPERLPASVAEQNAFQALPSETQFRRLLNGSRPDAADLAVDPIWIQKITATGATLRNVSRYLHAVSVTATRKQLEAIAGIEGVRKIQPVAVGRSTAKFSPEKIRVNPNTDEVDTLNYGNSRSQITQIRAHVLHNQGYTGRGVLGGILDTGFRWYHDSFDSLTVHAQRDFIFHDSETANEPADTIAQWEHGTSCASTIAGYTSGRLIGPSYKMNLILGKTENVRGENPIEEDNYVAGIEWCDSLGARGVSTSLGYIDWYQWEDMNGDTALCTQVVDRAAARGMLVITAAGNENGNSWGRIIAPADADSTLSVAAVDSNGVVAGFSSRGPSYDGRMKPEVAARGVRTYCANPEEDNTYWRLSGTSLATPLVAGATFLLWEKHPYWTAMTMRRALMETASQHAQPDTILGWGIINVAAADTFTFGGNRPPVIDSARLFTSDYSAYEFYAHDPDGDALFYDLWYHLGGVETHYGLLSESTGQLIGAIVLDSFRLVVTDRYYATTFIGVAGVTAAPEPIVQLPTTLSLTASPNPFNSSTTVRFSVPRAGSASLTIFDAIGREVYNNVYPQLLAGVYREEITQNQLNASASGILFVRLQTANQAITKKLIYLR from the coding sequence GTGAATCGAATAATACTCGTATTATCGTTACTCTTTTCTCTGGCTGCGCTGACCGTTGCCGTTGAACTGCCGGCAACTCTCCTTACAGCCTTGGAAAAAAACGGTGAACCGCTGCCGGTTTGGGTTTTCCTGCCGGAGCGGCTCCCCGCTTCCGTTGCCGAGCAAAACGCATTTCAGGCGTTACCATCGGAAACGCAGTTTCGCCGGCTTCTAAATGGGTCGCGACCCGATGCCGCCGACCTTGCGGTCGATCCTATTTGGATCCAGAAAATAACAGCTACCGGCGCAACGCTAAGAAATGTCTCGCGTTACTTGCATGCGGTGTCGGTAACCGCAACACGGAAACAACTCGAAGCGATTGCCGGAATCGAAGGTGTTCGGAAAATTCAACCGGTTGCAGTCGGTAGAAGTACTGCGAAGTTTTCTCCTGAAAAGATTCGCGTCAATCCCAATACTGACGAAGTCGATACATTGAATTACGGCAACTCCCGCTCGCAAATCACGCAAATTCGCGCTCACGTATTGCATAACCAAGGATACACCGGTCGCGGTGTGTTGGGTGGTATTCTTGATACCGGATTTCGCTGGTATCACGATTCCTTCGACAGCTTAACGGTTCATGCCCAACGCGATTTCATTTTTCACGATAGCGAGACTGCGAATGAGCCAGCAGATACTATCGCGCAGTGGGAACATGGCACTTCCTGTGCATCGACCATTGCCGGTTATACCAGTGGTCGTTTGATCGGTCCCTCTTACAAAATGAATCTCATTTTGGGAAAAACCGAGAATGTGCGCGGTGAGAATCCGATTGAAGAAGACAACTATGTCGCCGGTATCGAATGGTGTGATTCATTAGGCGCACGCGGTGTATCAACCTCGCTGGGTTACATCGATTGGTACCAGTGGGAAGACATGAATGGTGATACCGCACTCTGTACCCAAGTGGTCGACCGGGCGGCAGCGCGTGGCATGTTGGTGATTACTGCAGCTGGTAACGAGAATGGTAACAGTTGGGGACGGATTATCGCCCCAGCCGACGCCGATTCTACATTATCGGTTGCCGCTGTAGATAGTAATGGCGTTGTTGCCGGGTTCAGCAGCCGTGGACCCTCTTATGATGGACGCATGAAGCCGGAAGTGGCGGCGCGTGGAGTTCGCACCTATTGTGCCAATCCTGAAGAAGACAATACCTATTGGCGGTTGAGTGGAACTTCGCTCGCAACGCCATTGGTTGCCGGAGCGACATTTTTGCTGTGGGAGAAACACCCGTACTGGACTGCTATGACAATGCGACGTGCATTAATGGAAACCGCCTCGCAACATGCCCAACCCGACACGATTCTCGGTTGGGGTATCATCAATGTTGCTGCTGCCGATACGTTTACCTTTGGCGGCAATCGACCACCGGTGATTGATAGCGCGAGATTGTTCACCTCTGACTACTCCGCATACGAATTCTATGCTCACGACCCCGATGGCGATGCATTATTTTACGATCTTTGGTATCACTTGGGTGGTGTGGAAACCCATTATGGTTTGTTAAGCGAATCTACAGGGCAGCTGATTGGTGCTATTGTTTTGGACAGTTTTCGATTGGTGGTTACTGATCGTTACTATGCGACAACATTTATTGGTGTTGCAGGTGTAACCGCCGCACCGGAACCGATAGTGCAGTTACCGACAACGCTATCTCTAACTGCTTCGCCGAATCCATTCAATTCATCGACGACCGTTCGGTTTTCGGTTCCGCGAGCTGGCTCAGCATCGCTTACCATTTTCGATGCAATCGGTCGGGAAGTGTACAACAATGTGTATCCGCAATTACTAGCCGGTGTTTACCGCGAAGAGATAACGCAGAACCAGTTGAATGCAAGTGCCAGCGGCATTCTCTTTGTTAGACTGCAGACCGCGAATCAAGCGATTACTAAGAAGTTGATCTATCTCCGATAA
- a CDS encoding SRPBCC family protein, which translates to MKTILKLSLAILALSFLTVGLMAVIGMTVKKQHIITRYIRVNQSREVIWETITNFAAQPSWRTDLKAVTSQGSQDGKTVWLEEYKDGMAIPLETTVIDSPRFMIRTITDPNLPFAGNWEYKVSPYANGGCIVRITEYGEVKNPVFRFLGHYIFNQAETIETCLKNLSAKFGVQNPKMGTGE; encoded by the coding sequence ATGAAAACTATTCTCAAGCTTTCCCTTGCAATCCTCGCGCTATCCTTTCTCACCGTTGGATTGATGGCAGTCATTGGAATGACAGTCAAGAAACAGCATATTATTACGCGATACATTCGGGTCAATCAATCTCGGGAAGTAATCTGGGAAACGATAACAAACTTTGCTGCGCAACCGAGTTGGCGCACTGATTTGAAAGCAGTGACTTCCCAAGGTAGTCAAGATGGTAAAACGGTGTGGTTGGAAGAGTATAAAGATGGGATGGCGATTCCCTTGGAAACAACTGTGATAGACTCTCCTCGTTTCATGATTCGTACCATTACTGATCCGAATCTTCCGTTTGCAGGTAATTGGGAATACAAAGTATCGCCTTACGCAAATGGCGGGTGTATCGTGCGTATCACCGAGTATGGCGAAGTGAAAAATCCAGTGTTTCGGTTTTTAGGACATTACATTTTTAATCAAGCCGAAACAATTGAGACGTGTTTGAAAAACTTGTCCGCTAAGTTCGGTGTACAAAATCCAAAAATGGGTACTGGTGAATAG